A genome region from Colwellia sp. Arc7-D includes the following:
- a CDS encoding thioesterase family protein: MFYEIIKPRVGETDALGHINNTVIPQWFEGARNPIFRLFSPEFNLSLSQWGLILAKSTIEFHLPLLFDYDVEIKTYITRIGTSSLDVHQEAWQNGVKHVSGTAVMVHYDFITRETRPISDKFKQKLHMHFSHSVSESFY, from the coding sequence ATGTTTTACGAAATAATAAAGCCTCGTGTTGGTGAAACAGACGCGCTTGGACACATTAATAATACAGTTATTCCGCAATGGTTTGAAGGTGCCCGAAATCCTATATTTAGACTTTTCAGCCCTGAATTTAATTTAAGCCTCAGCCAATGGGGATTAATTTTAGCAAAAAGTACCATTGAGTTTCATTTGCCACTGCTGTTTGATTACGATGTTGAAATCAAAACCTACATAACTCGTATTGGTACAAGCTCTCTCGATGTGCACCAAGAAGCGTGGCAAAATGGCGTTAAACATGTTTCAGGTACTGCGGTGATGGTTCACTATGATTTTATCACTCGTGAAACACGACCTATTTCAGATAAATTTAAACAAAAATTACATATGCATT